The genomic interval CCTTGGATTCACCCTCTTCTTGCTCCACGAAATTCTGCCAGACGTACTCGAAGTCTTGGGGCTTCATGATGCGCAGTTTGCAGCCAGCCTCCTTCAGCTTCCTGAGGGCCGCCTGGATCTCAGGCTCCTCCCACATGAAGAGCCGCCCCACCAGGAGGAGCAGACGCAGGTTCTTGGTCTTGTTGAGGGTCCTGACGATGCGGTCAGCGCAAGCCGCGCAGGGGCTGGAGGACACGTACCAGGTGACCAGGTAGCGCAGGGCCGGGTCGAAGGCTGGCATGATGGTGTTGAAGAAGGCTTCTTCCGCGTGGGCGGCGACATGCTCGTCCTCTAGGTATCCCTTCGAGGCCTGCACTTGGCCTCCCTTGCTCTGCGCTTCAACCACATAGCAGAGGAAGGTCTTGTTCCGCCCGGAGCTGTACTCCACATTCCGGAACTGAAACTTAAAGAAGTTGGCAGGCAGCCGCTCCCTGTGGGTCAAGGAGGCAAAGgcacagggaaggagagagaatgatgAGTTCTTGTTCTAGGACTAGCATGGAGTGGATGGCTCTCCAAGATAAGTACCTCTGAGACGCATTCACTCTCAATACCGAAACAGGACTTGCCTACGCTGACAGCAGTGACAAAAAGACACGAAGGAATTCAAATGTTTAtctaaaggagaggagagaattttGGAGTGAGGTGTGCATCCTGGACACCTCATTAGCACAGGTCTCCAAACACTCCACCTTCACTCCCAGCACACAGCACACGCTCACATTTCTAAATCAGTGACTCTTTAACCTGGCTGTACGTTAGAATCCACTTGAGGAGCTACAAATGCCCATGCCCATGCCCCACGCCAAGCCAATTAAATGAGAACATTTGGAGGaggcccaggcatcagtattttttaagtgctccagggcttccctggtggcgcagtgggtgggagcccacctgccgatgcagggggacacgggttcgtgccctggttcgggaagatcccacatgctgtggagtggctgggcccgtgagccatggccgctgagcctgcgtgtctggagcctgtgctccgcaatgggagaggccacagcagtgagaggcccgcataccgccaaaaaaagtGCTCCAGATGATTCTATGTGGCCAGGTTTGAAAAGCAGTGTTCAAATAGTTATTTTACAAAGTAGCAAGCCTGTAAAATATCTCATGACAGAGCAAGAACATTTCATGCTTTCATATCTCTCCTTGTCAGTCACGGATATTGCATCTTAGGTACAGGATGGCCTAAAACTTGCAGTCCCAGGCTCTCCCAAGGACCGTTTTTCTCAAGTCTGTCTTTTCCCTCAGGTGAAAGAAGGGTTGTCATGTAAGTGTCCAAGAATGTTTATCTTTGAGGCCAGACTACCTAAGGGTACCTTGATATGAATTAACTTGTATAGTATTGACACATTTCAAAACCATAAAAGACTTGGCCTCTGCCTTCCAGATGCTTGTAATCTAGCAGCTAGATTATAGCTGGAAAGAAAAGATGTAAAGAAGACAGCTGAGAACAGTAGAGGACTAGTAAAATGAAGAGGTAGAGTGGAGGACATGTGATGAAGGTTCTTGAGAGTTTAGCCTTGACTCAGTAGCCAATAGAGAATTGTTACAGGTTCCTGAGGAAAGAAAGGTATAATGAAAGTGAGGTCCATGGAAGAGTACCGGGATGGCATTAGGCAGAGAGAGGGAAGCTGGGGGAAAAGCCTGAAATGTAGAAAGCCCATTTGGTGTCTTAGAGCACCAGACTTGGTAATGAATATGTCCAAGGGGAGATGGATGATTAGGAAATGAAAGCAGCATAAAAAGCCCAGGTGTTTTGAAAAGTTTAGTAGTAataaggggagaaaaaaggagaggGCCTAAAGAAAGCATCAGAGGCGAAGATTGTTTTCATCTTTACGTGTATGTGCATGTTTTTCTAAAATAGGGAAGATTTGTGCAGGTTCGAAGTCCAAGGAGAATGAAGAGGCTGCAACAGGAGAGATTGAAAAGGTCAGAAGGAGAGGAGtggatgttttcttttaaaaaaatgtaatctctGTGGTTGCCCCAGAAGATACCCTATGGCAACCATTAACTCTGCTCTTGCTTCTCTacaccccttcccttcccccagagaGGTCACCCAACTCCCTGGGCTGCAGAGGGATCCCTGGTATCCCAGGGTCTTGGCTTCTTAGGGGTTAGTAGCAGGTGCCAAAGAGCTGAGGAAACTTGAGCTATTTTCCTGCAGTCCTTCCGTCCCCCATCACCACATTTTCTCCAGCCAGCTTTCCATGTCCCCTGCTGTCAGGTTAAGTTTCCATTGTGGAGATGGATGTGTTTGGGGACCCAGCCCTGGGATTCCTTCGGGTACTATCTTTAGCTCCCTAAGTCCCTCTGTCCCTGGTTGAATGTGTTTATATTTACTTAACATTTGGGGAGGATGGACGGCCAGATGATTCCCCTGTCCTCTTTCAATCCCTGCTGGGAATTCACTTACACTGGGCTTTCCCCCATTAAACCCACCCCACCAGACCACTCCTGAACTCAGCCAGTTGCTAAATGATCCCTTCACTTCCtagagtggcttttttttttctcccgaGAAGCACAGAGCTTACCTTCCTTGCTgaaactgtttttgtttgtttgttttttaattggagtatagttgctttacaatgttgtgttagtttctgctgtacagcaaggtgaattagctataggtatacatatatcccctcttttttggatttcctttcttcAAGGCCTTTTGCCAGACCATTTCCCCAAGTCCAATCCAGAGCTACCTGTAGGATGGAATCTCAGGTAAAACTTTTGGAAGGATTCATGGCTGCTTGGTTGGCTTGGGGGCTTCCACAATAGCT from Delphinus delphis chromosome 10, mDelDel1.2, whole genome shotgun sequence carries:
- the APOBEC2 gene encoding C->U-editing enzyme APOBEC-2; the protein is MAQKEETAAATAPTSQDGEDLENLEDPKKLKELEELPPFEIVTGERLPANFFKFQFRNVEYSSGRNKTFLCYVVEAQSKGGQVQASKGYLEDEHVAAHAEEAFFNTIMPAFDPALRYLVTWYVSSSPCAACADRIVRTLNKTKNLRLLLLVGRLFMWEEPEIQAALRKLKEAGCKLRIMKPQDFEYVWQNFVEQEEGESKAFEPWEDIQENFLYYDEKLADILK